DNA from Chitinophaga pendula:
CGCAACTCAAAGATGACAATGTTCGTCTCCACCGGCAACATATGCCCCGTAAATGTCTTCTCCAGCAACGCACCGGCAATCTGCTTGGCATGCGCATGATCCTCCGCCAGCCTGTCCACATGATGCTCCAGCGCATAAATACCCGTGGCTGCCATATAACCGGCCTGGCGCAATCCCCCGCCCAGCTTCTTCCGCACCCGGCGCGCCTCCTTGATAAACCGCTCACTGCCCACCAACACAGAACCCATCGGACAACCCAACCCCTTGTTCAGACAGATCGAAATACTGTCAAAGGTCTCCCCATACGCCTTCGCATTACCGCCCGTCGCCACCAGGGCATTGAACAAACGTGCCCCATCCAGGTGCAACGCCAACCCCTTATCCCGGCATACCGCCCGTATCCGCTGCATCTCCTCCCAGTCATAACAACAGCCCCCACCCAGGTTGGAGGTGTTCTCCAGACATACCAGGCTCGTCCTTGCCTTATGCACATCGTCCGGATTCACAGCGGCTGCCACTTCGTCGGCCACTATCATCCCCCTGTCACCTCCCAGCGGACGCACCTGCGCCCCCGCATTAAAAGCAATACCTCCCCCCTCGTAGATATACACATGCGCCAGACTGCTGCAGATCACCTCGTCCCCAGGCAATACATGCACCTTAATCGCAATCTGGTTCGACATCGTGCCGGAAGGGCAGTACAAAGCAGCCTCTTTGCCAAAAAAATCTGCCATCATGGCTTCTAGCTTGTTCACGCTCGGATCCTCCCTAAATACATCATCCCCCGTCTGTGCCTGTAACATCGCCTGTAACATCCCTGGCGTCGGCTTTGTAAATGTGTCACTCCTAAAGTCTATCATGATGGTTGAATATTTTGCAATGGTTAGAACTATCTATTAGTGAATATATTAATTCGAATGTAATTATTTTCCAATTGTTAAAATTTACCCAAAGCCACTAAAATAGCTAATAATACGCTATTAAAATCCGTTCTAATGGAGTACTTTGTTATATAATTCGAGTGAAAGCGCCGCCACAATGTGAATGTAATTGGAAGTATTTGGAAGAGTGGGGGATTAGCACGATCTTTGCAGGCTAAATTAACAGAAAGAGAAACTTTGTAAGATAGAAAATTCTAAATTTTCCAACAAAAAAAATCTTTCGCTGTTATAAATTCATAAACCAATACAATTTCAATATGAGGCAACTTAAAATTGCCACCCAGATCACTAACCGTGATTCGCAGGCGGTAGAAAAATACCTGCAGGAAATCTCTAAGATCCCTTTGTTAACACCTGAGGAAGAGACCGTATTGGCGCAACGCATTAAAATGGGTGACCAGAAGGCTCTTGAAAGATTGACTACAGGAAACCTCCGCTTCGTAGTATCCGTTGCTAAACAATATCAGCACCAGGGGCTCAGCCTCAGCGACCTTATCAATGAAGGCAATTTAGGTCTGATCAAAGCAGCGCAACGCTTCGACGAAACAAAAGGTTTTAAATTCATTTCCTACGCTGTATGGTGGATTCGCCAATCCATCCTGCAGGCTTTGGCAGAGCAAGGTAGATTGGTTCGCCTGCCACAAAACAAAATTGGCACCTATAACAAAGCCAATAAGGCGTATATGGCATTCGAACAGGAAAACGAGCGGGAACCGTCTACAGAGGAATTGGCCGAAATCCTGGAAATGTCCGAATCGGAAATCAATAACATCTTCCAAAGCAATACCCGACACATGTCACTGGATGCTCCCGTACATGAAGCCGAAGACGTAGCCATGGGCGACCTGCTGGAAGGTGGCGATATCACCGACGACGACGTGATGCGCGACTCCCTGCGTGAAGAAATCCGCCGCGTACTGAAATCCCTCAGCCCTCGCGAAGCAGAAATCGTAAACGCCTACTTTGGTCTGGATGGTGAAAATGGCGCAACAATCGAACAAATTGGTCAAAAATACGATCTCACCAAAGAACGTATCCGCCAAATCAAAGAACGCGCTATCAAACGCCTGCAAAAAGCGCGTTACAGCGGCGCACTGAAATCTTATCTGGGATAAGCATCCATTTTGGACGCTAGGCGATATTGCGCACCGGCGCCTACCGGCTTGATCTTAAAATACGCCAGCTCCTGCTTACTGCTTTGATCTCTGCGTTTAAACAAACGAATTAAATAAGGAACACCGGCAGTATTTATATACTGCCGGTGTTTTTGTTATATCCAAGGACCCTATTTTTGCAAAACCATGCGTACGAAAAACCTCTTCCTGCTCCTGCTGGCAGGTTGCCTGATACAGGCTTGCGAAAAAGATATTAACGTAAACCTGCATCAGCAGGAAGAAAAACTCGTAATCGATGGTAAAATTGAAAATGGTAGATACCCGTACGTCGTACTGTCCAACAGCTTGGACTACTACGCCCAAATATCAGTATCCACCTTGCTGAAATCATTCGTGCACCATGCCGAAATCATCGTGTCAAATGGCAACAGCACCATGAAATTGAAAGAATATGCAGAACCAATCGCGCCAGGCATCAGCCTATACCACTACTCGGTAGACAGCACCGCACTGAATACCGCCTTCAAAGGCCAATTCAATGCCACATACAGCCTGGAAGTAAAAGTGGATGGCAAAGTGTATAAAGCAAACACCTCCATCCCCGCCAACAACATGGTCCTCGATTCCGCCTGGTGGAGACGCGCCAGGGTCAATGACGATACCAGCTACGCAAGACTGGCCATCAAAGTCACCGACCCCGCCACCTCCGGCAACTATGCCAGGTACTTCACCAAAAGGAACACAGAACCATACCTCCCCGGACTCACCTCCGTACTCGATGACCAGGTAGTAAACGGTACCACCTTCGAACTGTCAGTAGATGCAGGCGTAGACCGGACAAAAAAATTAGATAAAGACACTTACAGCTATTTCAAAAGAGGAGATACTGTCACGATAAAATTCTGCAACATAGACAAAAATACCTACGACTTCTGGCGTACCCTCGACTACGCCTATGTCAACACCGGTAATCCCTTTGCCTCACCGGTACAGATCATAGGCAACATCCCGGGAGCATTAGGATACTGGGGGGGATATGCAGCAGTTTATAAAACGATAAGAATAAAAAAATAATTACAGTAAAGTAGTATGGAAAACACACAACAGAAAGAACATGTGCATTTACTAATCATAGGTTCTGGCCCCGCAGGTTACACTGCAGCCATCTACGCCGCCCGCGCTAACCTTAAACCTGTCCTCTATCAGGGCATACAGCCCGGCGGACAACTCACCATCACCACAGAAGTAGAAAACTATCCGGGATACCCCGAAGGCGTACAGGGCCCCGAAATGATGGTGGACTTCGAAAAACAAGCAGCGCGCATGGGCGCAGACATCCGCTACGGCATGGCTAGCTCCGTCGACTTCTCTAAAAAACCATATACCGTCACCATCGACGAAGAAAAAGAAATCACCGCAGATGCTGTCATCATCGCCACCGGCGCCTCCGCCAAATGGCTCGGAATACCCTCCGAACAACGACTCAACGGTAGCGGCGTTTCCGCCTGCGCCGTATGCGACGGATTCTTCTTCAGAGGAAAAGAAGTAGCCATCGTAGGCGCCGGTGATACCGCCGCCGAAGAAGCACTCTACCTCTCTAAAATGTGTACCACCGTCCACATGCTCGTTCGCCGCGACGAAATGCGCGCCAGCAAGATCATGCAGGACCGCGTACTCAAAACCTCCAATATCATCGTATACTGGAACTCCGAAACAGACGAAGTCCTGGGCGATAAAAAAGTAGAAGGCGTCAGGATCCGGAATAGCAAAACCAACGAAGTAAAAGAGGTCCCCGTAAGCGCCTTCTTCGTAGCCATCGGCCACCAGCCCAACTCCGGCATATTCGCCAATGTCCTCGATATGGACGAACAGGGCTACATCCAAACCGTTCCAGGTACCAGCCGCACCAGCCTCGAAGGCGTATTCGCCTGCGGCGACGTACAGGACAAAATCTACAGACAGGCAGTAACCGCCGCCGGCAGCGGCTGTATGGCAGCCCTCGACGCAGAACGCTACCTCTCCGCCCTCGAACACCACGCCTAAGCGTAATGTAATACCTTATCAAACAGGACTACGACCCCTCACACCGGTCGTAGCCCTGCCCTCATCCGTAAATAATACCAAATTGCTTACCATCGCTTTGGAACAAGCCCACTTCAGGGCCCTTCATGGTCTATATGCCGAAGAACAGATCATCGGCACCGACTACCTCCTCGATATCAAAGTCCAGATACCGGGCACCCTCGCCGTAGAAGACCTCTCCGATACCGTTAACTACGAAGGCCTATATGCCATCGCCAAAAATATCATGGCCATCCCGCAACAATTGCTCGAACAGGTAGTAACCGATATCTCCGATGCCATCAAAACCCAATACCCCGAAATACAACATAGCATCGTCACCCTTCGTAAAGTAAATCCCCCCCTCGGCGGTAACGTAAAACACTCCATGGTCGCCATCGAAAAAAATTATTGATCCTCCCCCATATCATACATACTGTCCATTTAACACTAAAAAATGTCCTTTCAGATAGCTGAAAACTGGACTTTGGAAGCGGTTTTTCGGTATTTTTATGAAAAATCCACCCTATGGTTAAAATGATTACGACAGCTGCACTGTTTTTGATCACTGTATTCAACGTACAGGCGCAGACGGTAGATGAACTGCTGGCTCAGGGAAAACAACAGGAGACCCAAATGAAAGAAACAGCAGCACTCAACACCTATAAAGATGTATTGAAGATCCAACCCGATCAGCTCACCGCCCTCATCAGAGCCAGCCAGCTGTCATCACGGGAAGGTAACCGTCAAAAAGACAAAAGCAGCAAAACGAATTATTTTAACCAGGCAAAAAACTATGCCCTCCAGGCACTCAAAGTAGCACCCAACAACGCCGATGCCAATTACTCCATGGCAGTAGCCATGGGACGTATGGCGCTCATATCCGGCGCAAAAGATAAAGTGGCCGCCTCCAAAGACGTAAAGAAATACGCCGAATTGGCCATCAAATTCAATCCCAACCTGGGCGAAGCCTATCACGTACTCGGAAAATGGAACTACGAAGTCGCTAACCTCAACGTCTTCGAACGCTCCGCCGCTAAAGTACTCTTCGGTGGCCTCCCAGATGGCTCTCTCGCCAACGCCATCGCCAACTACGAAAAATGCCGCCAGCTCGACCCAGGATTTATCCTCAACTACTACGAGCTGGCCAGAGCATACAAACAAAACGATGAACAGGAGAAAGCCATAGACGTACTTAAAAAAGCACTCACCCTCCGCACCATCGTACAAGACGATCCCACCATCAAAGCAGATTGTAAAAAAATGCTTGATAACCTGCAATAACATGCTTTATATACACACACACACCGGCCTCACTATATGTGCATCAACACATACAGTGAGGCCGGCTTCTTTTTACTACTCCCTGACCCGCAGGCTTACAGACAACCCTTCGGTCAATACCCCGGGTTCTGCACCAAATTCGGGTTCTTCATGATCTCATTCATCGGCAACGGGAAGAAATAATGATTGTCCCGGAAAATATGATTGGGATTCTTCTCTACTGGTACCTCCTGGTAAGAAAAACTACCGTCCGCATTTTTCGTGATCCGCAAACGCATCATAGTCACATTCATCGTCTGGGGCGCTATTTTCCAACGCCGTACATCAAAATAACGCTGATCTTCATAACATAGCTCTACCGCC
Protein-coding regions in this window:
- a CDS encoding threonine aldolase family protein, translated to MIDFRSDTFTKPTPGMLQAMLQAQTGDDVFREDPSVNKLEAMMADFFGKEAALYCPSGTMSNQIAIKVHVLPGDEVICSSLAHVYIYEGGGIAFNAGAQVRPLGGDRGMIVADEVAAAVNPDDVHKARTSLVCLENTSNLGGGCCYDWEEMQRIRAVCRDKGLALHLDGARLFNALVATGGNAKAYGETFDSISICLNKGLGCPMGSVLVGSERFIKEARRVRKKLGGGLRQAGYMAATGIYALEHHVDRLAEDHAHAKQIAGALLEKTFTGHMLPVETNIVIFELRGEWKPPLFVDYLKKHDILALPISPTQVRMITHLDITPEMVERTCQVIAEMD
- a CDS encoding sigma-70 family RNA polymerase sigma factor, which codes for MRQLKIATQITNRDSQAVEKYLQEISKIPLLTPEEETVLAQRIKMGDQKALERLTTGNLRFVVSVAKQYQHQGLSLSDLINEGNLGLIKAAQRFDETKGFKFISYAVWWIRQSILQALAEQGRLVRLPQNKIGTYNKANKAYMAFEQENEREPSTEELAEILEMSESEINNIFQSNTRHMSLDAPVHEAEDVAMGDLLEGGDITDDDVMRDSLREEIRRVLKSLSPREAEIVNAYFGLDGENGATIEQIGQKYDLTKERIRQIKERAIKRLQKARYSGALKSYLG
- a CDS encoding DUF4249 domain-containing protein; this translates as MRTKNLFLLLLAGCLIQACEKDINVNLHQQEEKLVIDGKIENGRYPYVVLSNSLDYYAQISVSTLLKSFVHHAEIIVSNGNSTMKLKEYAEPIAPGISLYHYSVDSTALNTAFKGQFNATYSLEVKVDGKVYKANTSIPANNMVLDSAWWRRARVNDDTSYARLAIKVTDPATSGNYARYFTKRNTEPYLPGLTSVLDDQVVNGTTFELSVDAGVDRTKKLDKDTYSYFKRGDTVTIKFCNIDKNTYDFWRTLDYAYVNTGNPFASPVQIIGNIPGALGYWGGYAAVYKTIRIKK
- the trxB gene encoding thioredoxin-disulfide reductase, which gives rise to MENTQQKEHVHLLIIGSGPAGYTAAIYAARANLKPVLYQGIQPGGQLTITTEVENYPGYPEGVQGPEMMVDFEKQAARMGADIRYGMASSVDFSKKPYTVTIDEEKEITADAVIIATGASAKWLGIPSEQRLNGSGVSACAVCDGFFFRGKEVAIVGAGDTAAEEALYLSKMCTTVHMLVRRDEMRASKIMQDRVLKTSNIIVYWNSETDEVLGDKKVEGVRIRNSKTNEVKEVPVSAFFVAIGHQPNSGIFANVLDMDEQGYIQTVPGTSRTSLEGVFACGDVQDKIYRQAVTAAGSGCMAALDAERYLSALEHHA
- a CDS encoding dihydroneopterin aldolase; translation: MLTIALEQAHFRALHGLYAEEQIIGTDYLLDIKVQIPGTLAVEDLSDTVNYEGLYAIAKNIMAIPQQLLEQVVTDISDAIKTQYPEIQHSIVTLRKVNPPLGGNVKHSMVAIEKNY